The genomic segment CCGAAGGGTATGAAATCACCCAGGCACCGTTCCCTGTTTTCAGCTACAAACAGGCCATGCTGGAATTTGGTACCGACAAGCCGGATCTGCGCAACCCCTTGCGTATTATTGACGTGACAGATTTCTTCCAGAAATGTGCATTTAAACCTTTTCATCACAAGACAGTCAGAGCCATCAAGGTTCATGCGGATATGTCCAAGGGCTTCCATGAAAAACTGCTGGAATATGCACTGTCTATCGGTATGGGTGGACTCGGCTACCTTGAAGTTCAGGAGGATATGACCTACAAAGGCCCTATTGACAAATTCATTCCCGAAGAAATAAAAGGGGAGCTGGCCCAAATTGCCGGACTTATTCCCGGTGATGTTATATTCTTCATTGCCGATAAGGAAAAGCTTGCTTGTAAATATGCAGGGCTAATCCGCAATGAACTGGGCAAGCGTCTTGATATCTGTGAGAAAAATGCTTACCGTTTCTGCTATGTCAATGATTTTCCAATGTATGAAATCGACGATGTGACCGGAAAAATACAATTTACCCATAACCCCTTCTCCATGCCGCAGGGTGGACTGGAGACCCTTAACACCAAGAATCCTCTGGACATTTTGGCTTACCAGTATGACATTGTCTGCAACGGCGTTGAACTTTCCTCGGGCGCAGTCCGAAACCACGACCTGGATATCATGGTCAAGGCTTTTGAGATAGCGGGTTATGATGAGGAGACTTTGAAAAAGAAGTTCGGAGCGCTCTATAATGCATTCCAGTACGGAGCACCGCCCCATGCCGGCATGGCTCCTGGAGTTGACCGTATGATCATGCTCCTAAGAAACGAGGAAAACATCCGCGAAGTGGTGGCTTTTCCTATGAACAGCAACGCACAGGATCTGATGTGTGGTGCACCAGGCGAAGTGACCGAGCAGCAGTTGCGTGAGGTGCATATTAAAATCAGAAATTAAGCGTTTTTAAATCATTCCGGCGCACTTGACGGCCGGGAGTTATCAGAAATGGAGTGAGGATTATGGCAATTTCAAAAACCGAGATAGAAAAACTTGCAAAACTTGCAAAGCTGAACTTCTCGGACGAAGAGCTTGAGCGATTTACGGCTGAATTTGATGAGATTATCGCATTTGCGGATACCATCAACCAATCCATTGAAGGCGGGACCGAACAGATCAGAAGTGTGGGCGCCAGAGTGGTCTCATTTGATGACCTGCGCCCTGATGAAGTGGAACCGTCCCTGCCTAATGAAAAAATCCTTTCCAATGTCGAAGGGTATAATGGATTTTTCAGCCTGGAAAGGAGTAAAAAATGAGAGCAGGAATATCTGAACTGGCCAAAAAGCTTCGTAACCGCGAAGTTTCTGCGGTGGAGCTGACAAAAGCATATATTGATGCCATTGAAAAACTGAATCCAACCCTCAATGCCTATGTGCATTTGACCTTTGATACCGCTATGAAGGCTGCCCAAGAAGCCGACCAAATGCTTAAAGAGGGCGATGCACCCTTGCTCTGTGGCATACCCATGGCTCTGAAGGACAATATTTGTACTGACGGACTTACCACCACATGCTGTTCTAAAATCCTGAAAGACTTTAAGCCTTACTATGATGCTACCGTCTGGGAAAAGCTGAAAGCCCAGGGGGCAGTGCTTTTGGGCAAGACCAATATGGATGAGTTTGCCATGGGAAGCACCTCAGAAACCAGTTGCTATGGGGCGCCATTAAATCCCAGAAACACGAATTATGTTACCGGCGGTTCTTCTGGCGGTTCGGCTGCGGTCGTTTGTGCAAATCTTGCGGCATACAGCTTAGGCTCGGATACAGGTGGTTCCATCCGTCAGCCAGCCTCTTTCTGCGGAGTAGTGGGACTTAAACCCACCTATGGTGCGGTATCCCGCTATGGGCTTATTGCTTACGGCAGTTCTCTGGATCAGATCGGACCCCTGACAAATAGTGTGAAGGACGCTGCCATCGTTTTCGAAGCAATCAAAGGCGGAGACAAACGGGATCAGACCAGTGCGGATTATGAGTATGATTCTTCTTTGGCTGAATGCCTGGATAGGGATATTAAGGGCATGCGCATCGGTGTTGCCCAAGAATTCTTTGATGGAATCAATCCAGAGATTAAATCAAAGATTGAGGAAGCCATAAAGTTGTTTGAAAGAAACGGTGCTGTAATAGAAAACATCAGTCTACCGGCTTTGAAACTTGCGCTTCCGGTATATTACATTATCGCCTGTGCTGAAGCCTCCTCCAACCTCGGACGATATGACGGCATCCGTTATGGCTATCGAACATCCTCTTATACCAGCATTGAAGACATGATTGTCAAAACCAGAAGCGAAGGGTTC from the Defluviitalea raffinosedens genome contains:
- the aspS gene encoding aspartate--tRNA ligase; its protein translation is MSEIYRTKTMNQITEEDIGTVLKIAGWVENIRDHGGVSFIDIRDMYGVMQVVFRNIELPKGIRKEECLSIEGVVEKRDEETYNPKIPTGTIELAAQKVTVLGKVYKDLPFEIATSKEIREEVRLKYRYLDLRNQKVKDNILFRSQVISFLRQKMTEMGFVEIQTPILSASSPEGARDYIVPSRKFKGKFYALPQAPQIYKQLLMVSGFDKYFQIAPCFRDEDARADRSPGEFYQLDFEMSFATQEDVFRVGEEVLAATFKKFAPEGYEITQAPFPVFSYKQAMLEFGTDKPDLRNPLRIIDVTDFFQKCAFKPFHHKTVRAIKVHADMSKGFHEKLLEYALSIGMGGLGYLEVQEDMTYKGPIDKFIPEEIKGELAQIAGLIPGDVIFFIADKEKLACKYAGLIRNELGKRLDICEKNAYRFCYVNDFPMYEIDDVTGKIQFTHNPFSMPQGGLETLNTKNPLDILAYQYDIVCNGVELSSGAVRNHDLDIMVKAFEIAGYDEETLKKKFGALYNAFQYGAPPHAGMAPGVDRMIMLLRNEENIREVVAFPMNSNAQDLMCGAPGEVTEQQLREVHIKIRN
- the gatC gene encoding Asp-tRNA(Asn)/Glu-tRNA(Gln) amidotransferase subunit GatC: MAISKTEIEKLAKLAKLNFSDEELERFTAEFDEIIAFADTINQSIEGGTEQIRSVGARVVSFDDLRPDEVEPSLPNEKILSNVEGYNGFFSLERSKK
- the gatA gene encoding Asp-tRNA(Asn)/Glu-tRNA(Gln) amidotransferase subunit GatA, whose amino-acid sequence is MRAGISELAKKLRNREVSAVELTKAYIDAIEKLNPTLNAYVHLTFDTAMKAAQEADQMLKEGDAPLLCGIPMALKDNICTDGLTTTCCSKILKDFKPYYDATVWEKLKAQGAVLLGKTNMDEFAMGSTSETSCYGAPLNPRNTNYVTGGSSGGSAAVVCANLAAYSLGSDTGGSIRQPASFCGVVGLKPTYGAVSRYGLIAYGSSLDQIGPLTNSVKDAAIVFEAIKGGDKRDQTSADYEYDSSLAECLDRDIKGMRIGVAQEFFDGINPEIKSKIEEAIKLFERNGAVIENISLPALKLALPVYYIIACAEASSNLGRYDGIRYGYRTSSYTSIEDMIVKTRSEGFGDEVKRRIMLGTYVLSSGYYDAYYKKACLIREEINREFATVFEKCDVLIAPTAPNTAFPLNYKGASPVEMYLSDICTVPVNIAGVPAISVPCGEDAKGLPVGMQLIGRRFGEATVLQAAHFYEQSAGQVIGVYEGGVGI